The following DNA comes from Hahella chejuensis KCTC 2396.
TATCAGGTCGCCGACGCGAATATCCCGTAATGGCGTCAGTTGCGCTCTTGTCAGATCGATTTGACTACCCTGCGCGCCCTGACTGGGCAGTAAATCCACAAACTGCGGCGCCTTTTGCTTGAGGCGGGCGTTGGATTGGGCGGCGGACATGCGCGCGCGGCTTTCCAAATACCGGCCCAGCAGCAGGAAGAAGGTAAACATACAGACTGAGTCGAAGTAGACCTCCGGCCCACCGCGGAAAGTGATCCAGGCGCTGGCGGCGAAGGCGCCGCCGATCGCCAGGGAGACCGGAACGTCCATGGTCAGGTGGCGTAATCTGATGTCCCGCAACGCCGCTTTAAAAAACGGGCGCGCTGAATACAGAATCACCGGCATGGCGACAATCAGGCTGATGAAGCGGAACAAGTCGACGTATTCCGGAGTATCTTGCAGCAGGCCAAAATACATCGGCACCGCCAGCATCATATTTTGCATCATGCCTATGCCGGCGACGCCCAGGCGCACCAGCATGGTTTTTTGTTCGTCGGCGAGCCGCTTTTCCTCTTCCGTGGCGGAAAAGGGATAGCCGCGAAAGCCGATGGACTGCAATTGCAATAACACTTCGCTGAGTGGCGTTGCGTCCTGTTTCCAGGTCAGAGCGGCGCGATGGTTACTTAGATTCACCCAGAACTCGTCAACGCCAGGCAACTTGCGCACGAACTGCTCCACCAGCCAGACGCAGGCGGCGCAGGTAATACCTTCGAGAGACAGGGACAGGCTGCGTTTACCGTCGGAAGTGGGTTGCGTGGCGACAGAGGAAAGCACGTCGTCTCTGTCGTACAACGCGTACTTGGAGCGATCCAGACTGGAGATGGGCTCTGGCGCTTCCAGTCGGTTGTCCCGGAAGCGGTAAAACTGTTGCAGCCCGTCATTGTGGATCAGGTTAGCGACCGCCTGGCAGCCGCGGCAGCACACTGCATACTCTTCGCCGCCTACATTGATATTCAGATTGAGAGAGGCGGGAACCGGGTTACTGCAGTGATAGCACTTTTCGGCTTCACTCATTCTCAGTCGGCACAGCCGGGCTCAGCGTGATTTTGGCGTCAGTGGGAAGCCAGCTTTCACCTTTCAGGCGCCAGGTTCCGTCAGCGTCGGACAGTTGAATGTAACGTCTACCTTCGATTGGGCTGGGCATAATGCCGTAATAACCGTCTTCCTGTGCAATCAGGGCGACTTTGTAGTCATGCTCCGCCAAAGTAGGGTGAATGAACTGAATGTTCAGACGCTCAGCTTTCTTGATGGGAATTCCAGACGTCAACATCAGCTTTATGCGGCCTTCTTCATCAATGCGGGTCTGCGCGGAAAGGCCATAGTTTTGCGCGATGCGATCCTTGGCCAACTCCTGGTTGATCGCCAGACCGTCCTTGTAATAATCGTCTTTAACCAGCGTATCTTTGCCCTGTACGGCGAGGGTGACCATTAAAATACTGAACAAGACGGAGGAGGCGGGCAGGCCGATCAGCAACCATACCCACTTTTCTTTGTACCAAGGCAAACTAATACCAGCCGACATAGTAGAACCACTCATTAGAATTTAACCGGCGCCGGGCCAAGGAAACGACTTTCGGATTCGATCTTCACGGAAGCGTCGTCAACGGCCTGGGCTTTAAATACGATATCATGATTACGCTCTGTCAGCGCACTGGGTTTAGCCTCAACCGCCATAGGGATGGAGCGTACTTCAGATGGCTCCAGCGTAAATTCGCTATTGCCGGAGATGCTGACGCCGTCCATTCCCGCTACAGTGATGACGAACGTGCGCACCTGGTCGGACATATTCATCAGTTGCAGGGTGTAGGCGTTTTCTATGTAGCCTTTGGCGTTGGTCTGGAACAGCGCGCCCCGGTCGCGAATGACATCCAGCTCAACGGGAAGGCGCGTTCCCAGTTTGAAGGCGAACGCAGACATCATGATAACCAGGGCCAGACCATAACCGAAGGTGCGTGGACGCAGCAATTTAGAGTCTTTGCCTTCCAGTTTTTGTTCTGTGGTATAGCTGATCAGGCCTTTGGGGTATTCCATTTTTTCCATGACGGAATCACAGGCGTCAATACATAGAGCGCAACCTATGCACTCATACTGGAGACCGTCCCGGATATCGATGCCGGTCGGGCATACCTGCACGCACATGCCGCAATCCACGCAATCGCCGAGGCCGATTTCCTTCGGGTCCGCAGAGCGCTTACGGCTTCCGCGAGGCTCGCCGCGATTGGGGTCATAGGAGACAACCAGGGTGTCCCTGTCAAACATGACCGATTGGAAACGAGCGTAGGGGCACATATACAGGCATACCTGCTCACGCATCCAGCCAGCGTTGATGTAGGTGGCCAGGGTAAAGAAACCAATCCAGAAATACGCCCAGCCGGAGCTGATATCAAAGGTGAAGAAGTCAGGAACCAGCTCGCGGATAGGGTAGAAATACCCCACGAAGGTCAGACCTGTGGCGAAGGCTACGAATAACCAGGAGGCGTGTTTGGCCGCCTTTTTCAGCGCCTTTTGCTTGTTCATGGCGGCCTGATCCAGCTTCATGCGCTGATTTCTGCTGCCTTCAATGCGTTCTTCCAGCCACATGAAGATGAACGTCCAGACTGTTTGCGGGCAGGTATAGCCGCACCAGACCCGTCCGAACAGAGTGGTGATGAAGAATAGCCCGAAGGCGCA
Coding sequences within:
- a CDS encoding FixH family protein, whose amino-acid sequence is MSAGISLPWYKEKWVWLLIGLPASSVLFSILMVTLAVQGKDTLVKDDYYKDGLAINQELAKDRIAQNYGLSAQTRIDEEGRIKLMLTSGIPIKKAERLNIQFIHPTLAEHDYKVALIAQEDGYYGIMPSPIEGRRYIQLSDADGTWRLKGESWLPTDAKITLSPAVPTENE
- the ccoG gene encoding cytochrome c oxidase accessory protein CcoG, with product MSTKIPVQNIDPQDPSTAKVKTVELYEARKKIYVKEITGVFQKVRSFSLWFLMGMYFLFCWISVDGQQLVLFDLPNRKFHIFGAIFWPQDFVLLSWLLIICAFGLFFITTLFGRVWCGYTCPQTVWTFIFMWLEERIEGSRNQRMKLDQAAMNKQKALKKAAKHASWLFVAFATGLTFVGYFYPIRELVPDFFTFDISSGWAYFWIGFFTLATYINAGWMREQVCLYMCPYARFQSVMFDRDTLVVSYDPNRGEPRGSRKRSADPKEIGLGDCVDCGMCVQVCPTGIDIRDGLQYECIGCALCIDACDSVMEKMEYPKGLISYTTEQKLEGKDSKLLRPRTFGYGLALVIMMSAFAFKLGTRLPVELDVIRDRGALFQTNAKGYIENAYTLQLMNMSDQVRTFVITVAGMDGVSISGNSEFTLEPSEVRSIPMAVEAKPSALTERNHDIVFKAQAVDDASVKIESESRFLGPAPVKF